A DNA window from Hordeum vulgare subsp. vulgare chromosome 1H, MorexV3_pseudomolecules_assembly, whole genome shotgun sequence contains the following coding sequences:
- the LOC123402601 gene encoding protein ADP-ribosyltransferase PARP3-like has translation MRRERGTPVVSENWIVDSIQKKEAQPLAAYDIVSDVVTEGRGLPLDKLDPSEEAIETLAAELKLAGKRSVHKDSKLGKDGGCIFEKDGIIYNCACSICDLGSETNQLCIMQLIVLPEEHLHLFYKKGPIGHDQMAEERVEDFGNRVNDAIKEFARLFKEVTGNDFEPWDREKKFEKKSEDVPLGHGTSLSFFLF, from the exons ATGCGCAGGGAGCGCGGAACTCCTGTAGTGAGTGAGAACTGGATAGTCGATAGCATTCAGAAGAAGGAAGCCCAACCATTGGCTGCTTATGATATTGTATCCGATGTTGTTACGGAGGGCAGAGGACTGCCGCTGGACAAGCTTGATCCAAGCGAGGAGGCCATCGAGACTTTGGCGGCAGAG CTGAAACTTGCTGGCAAAAGATCGGTGCACAAGGACTCTAAACTGGGCAAAGACGGCGGGTGTATCTTTGAGAAGGATGGCATCATCTACAATTGTGCCTGTTCAATTTGCGACTTAGGATCCGAGACTAACCA GCTCTGCATTATGCAGCTGATTGTGCTACCTGAAGAACACCTGCaccttttctacaagaagggtccAATTGGCCATGATCAGATGGCAGAGGAACGAGTCGAGGATTTTGGTAACCGTGTCAACGATGCTATCAAGGAATTTGCCCGTCTATTCAAGGAGGTTACTGGAAATGATTTCGAGCCATGGGATAGAGAAAAGAAGTTTGAGAAGAAGAGTGAAGATGTACCCCTTGGACATGGTACATCTTTGAGTTTCTTTCTTTTCTGA